Below is a window of Cytophaga hutchinsonii ATCC 33406 DNA.
GTGTTAACAGGCGAGCCCATATTTTCCGGTGTTGACCATACACCGTTGGCTAACTTTGTTGTTTTAAACACGTCATAACCACCCATGGTAGAATGGCCTTTGGAACTGAAGTAAAGTGTTTTTCCATCCGGGTGCATATACGGAGCGTCTTCGTCAAACGGGGTATTGATGGTGAGTTTCACAGGTTTGCTCCAATTACCGCCAACGGTTCTGCTGCACATATAAATATCTCTGTTTGAATAGGCATTTGTTGCACGGACAAAAAAGAGGGTACGCTCATCGGGTGAGAGACACGCTGAAGTTTCAAAAAACTCTGTATTCATGGGCAAAGGCGAAGCGGCGCTCCATTTTTTTCCTTTTAATTCAGATTGAAAAATATCTCCGCCATTCACGCCCCGGTAAATAAACATGGTTTGCCCGCCTTCTGAAATACCCACACAGGCATCGTGTACATCTGTATTTAAAGGCGCTCCTATATTTATTGCCTGGTTCCAGGCGCCCCCAACATTGCTGCACATATAAATATCTTCATAAGGAAGCCCGTCGGCTTCAAGCTTGCCGCCGGTACTGCCGCCTCTGCGGGAAGTAAAATACAGCTTAGAAAGATCTGCTGTAATGTTGGGAAGATAATCCATACCCTGCGAGTTTACCAATGCGCCGGCATTGGTAATTTTTATGTTTTTAGGATTGCTTGTATAACGTTTGCCATTCATACATTCACCTTCCAGACGTGAAATGTTTTTAGAATTCAGTTTTCCTGGATCAGATTTTTTGTAATAATAGATAGCCGAATCCCAGCGGTGATTCTGATGTAATGCTTGCGCATACACAAAATACATTTCATTAGTTGGGTTAGGAGATTTACGAACCGCAACACCCGCATAGTCCAGCGCTTTTTGCTTGGGAGAAGTGAGCAGGTAACACTGAGCAAGCATGAAGTTTACATATGGATGTTCTTTATTTTGCTGCCAGGCTAATTCATAATTGACAAACGCGTCTGAATAATTTTTTGCTTGAAAAGCGGCGTCACCTTTTTTGATCAGTTTATCATCCTGACCGAAAACTGAGCAGATAAACAGAAAAAAAGAAAGAAGAATAAATAGAATACGGTTCATTGGTTTAACGGTTGGTTGAGGCAATGATGTATACTATATTAACGAATCTATAGATAAAAACGATGCCTTTTTGAAAAAAGCTTAATGTGTAAAGCCTAAGGCTTGAAGCAAAAAATCCTCTCATATAATGAGAGGATTTTTAAATTTACTGTAAAAAAGCTTTAGGCCTTCAGCATTAAGCCTTTTGCATCATGCATATTAGCGTATCCTGTCTACCGACTTAACCAGTTCTTCGTCTTTCTGAATGCGCTTGCCTGCAATAAAACACAGGATCAGGGCTGCAAGAGGGAGGTAAAAAGCCAGACCGAATTTTTCCGTGAATTCGGCTGTGCCGATTAATATTTTTGCTTCGCGTATGTACCAGAAATATAGGCCTTCGATCAGACAGATCAGGATGGTATTCATCATGTTTAAGCGCATCTGAAGCAGTCTGTTATTGTATTTGAAAATGATAAAAAACGTAAGAAAGATGCTTAGTGCAACCAGCGCTGCTATGAAAATAATATTTTTGTCCGTAGAAATGGTTTCATGACTAATGGTTAGTGCAAAGGAGTTTACCTCATAAGAAGTATTGTCAGAAACAGCATTCCAGGCGGGTGTAAACAGGCAGCCGATCAGCACAGCAGCACAAATAAGTAAGAGTAGCGATTGAATTCTTTGTATCATACGGGCTTTCAATTAAATTGCAGATATAAAAATAATAAAAAATTGAGATATTTTCTGGATATATCGTATCGCGGTGCTAATTATCATGGATGGCAGATACAGGAAAACGCGGTAACGGTACAGGGGGTTTTACAAAAAGCATTGAGCAATGTGCTTGGTGCTAAGATTGATATACTTGGAAGCGGGCGTACAGATACCGGCGTGCATGCTTCTTCGCAGATTGTTCATCTCGATTCTCCCAAAGAAATTGATGCAGCGCTAATCTTCCGGATAAACGGCTACCTGCCAAAGGATATCTGCATTAAATCTGCGCGTTTGGTGCAGGATGATGCTCATGCCCGTTTTGACGCGCTTTCCAGAGCATATGTATATCGCATTACCTTAGTTAAGAATCCGTTTGAAATTGGCCTGGCCTATTATTTTTATCCGCCAATAGAAATTGATCGAATGAATAAAGCAGCAGCAATTTTATTGCAATACGAAGATTTTGAAAGTTTTAGCAAAGTGCATACAGACGTAACCAATTTTAATTGCACCATTTTTCACGCGTATTGGGAACGTAACGGTGACATGCTGTATTTTCATGTGAAAGCCAACCGTTTCCTCCGGGGAATGGTACGCACACTTGTTGGTACCATGCTGGAAGTAGGCAAGGGGCGTATGAGCCTGGATGATTTTGTGCAGATCATTTTAGCAAAAGACAGAAAGCGGGCAGGAATTTCGGCGCCGCCGGAAGCATTGTATTTATCAGAAGTTGAATATCCGGCGGAGGTATATAAGCATGTCTGAGATACTTAAACTGGAAGCGGTTACAAAAATATTTGGCTCCTACACAGCCATTGAGAGCGTATCTCTGTCTCTTAAGAAAAACAGTGTGCTTGGTTTGCTTGGTCCGAATGGCGCGGGAAAAACAACTTTGCTGCGCCTGATTACGCAGATTGTGCTGCCTGATAGCGGACAATTATTTTTTAACGGCGAACAGCTGCAGGAAGCGCACCGCACAAAGATGGGCTACCTGCCTGAAGAGCGCGGCCTGTATCGTAAGATGCGCGTGCAGGAACAATTGATCTACTTCGCGCAACTTCGTGGTTTGTCTCCGCGTGAAGCAAAGCACCAAAGCAGGGACTGGCTGAAGCGTCTTGAAATAGAACACCTGCAGAGTCAGGTACTGGAAACACTTTCAAAAGGTCAGCAGCAGAAGATTCAATTTATTTCAGCAGTAGTGCATCAGCCCGAATTGTTGATTCTGGATGAACCGTTCAGCGGCTTTGATCCGGCAAATGCAGAGGTAATTAAAAAAGAAATTCAGGCATTGCAGCGTTCCGGTACTACCATTATTTATTCTACACACCGCATGGATACAGTAGAAGATGTATGTACAGAACTGGTATTGATCAATCAGGCAAAAATAGTATTGCAGGGAGAACCGCATGCAATACGCAAACAGTTCGATAAAGGCTATATACGGCTGATCTACAGCGGAACCTTGCCCGATTCTGCAAAGGCAGGCATTATAGAGCAGAAACAACTTACGGATGTAAAAGCATCGTATGTACTTTCCTCCGCATTAGATAAAAAGATGTTATTGAGCCTGCTGATTGAGCAGGGAGAGGTACATGCATTTGAAGAATATTTACCAAGCATGTATGAACTGTTTTTAGAACACGTAAACAAACCGATGGTATGAAGCAGATCTGGATTGTTCTGAAACAGGAATATGTGAACCGCAT
It encodes the following:
- a CDS encoding DUF4293 domain-containing protein; protein product: MIQRIQSLLLLICAAVLIGCLFTPAWNAVSDNTSYEVNSFALTISHETISTDKNIIFIAALVALSIFLTFFIIFKYNNRLLQMRLNMMNTILICLIEGLYFWYIREAKILIGTAEFTEKFGLAFYLPLAALILCFIAGKRIQKDEELVKSVDRIR
- the truA gene encoding tRNA pseudouridine(38-40) synthase TruA → MRYFLDISYRGANYHGWQIQENAVTVQGVLQKALSNVLGAKIDILGSGRTDTGVHASSQIVHLDSPKEIDAALIFRINGYLPKDICIKSARLVQDDAHARFDALSRAYVYRITLVKNPFEIGLAYYFYPPIEIDRMNKAAAILLQYEDFESFSKVHTDVTNFNCTIFHAYWERNGDMLYFHVKANRFLRGMVRTLVGTMLEVGKGRMSLDDFVQIILAKDRKRAGISAPPEALYLSEVEYPAEVYKHV
- a CDS encoding ABC transporter ATP-binding protein; translated protein: MSEILKLEAVTKIFGSYTAIESVSLSLKKNSVLGLLGPNGAGKTTLLRLITQIVLPDSGQLFFNGEQLQEAHRTKMGYLPEERGLYRKMRVQEQLIYFAQLRGLSPREAKHQSRDWLKRLEIEHLQSQVLETLSKGQQQKIQFISAVVHQPELLILDEPFSGFDPANAEVIKKEIQALQRSGTTIIYSTHRMDTVEDVCTELVLINQAKIVLQGEPHAIRKQFDKGYIRLIYSGTLPDSAKAGIIEQKQLTDVKASYVLSSALDKKMLLSLLIEQGEVHAFEEYLPSMYELFLEHVNKPMV
- a CDS encoding OmpA family protein gives rise to the protein MNRILFILLSFFLFICSVFGQDDKLIKKGDAAFQAKNYSDAFVNYELAWQQNKEHPYVNFMLAQCYLLTSPKQKALDYAGVAVRKSPNPTNEMYFVYAQALHQNHRWDSAIYYYKKSDPGKLNSKNISRLEGECMNGKRYTSNPKNIKITNAGALVNSQGMDYLPNITADLSKLYFTSRRGGSTGGKLEADGLPYEDIYMCSNVGGAWNQAINIGAPLNTDVHDACVGISEGGQTMFIYRGVNGGDIFQSELKGKKWSAASPLPMNTEFFETSACLSPDERTLFFVRATNAYSNRDIYMCSRTVGGNWSKPVKLTINTPFDEDAPYMHPDGKTLYFSSKGHSTMGGYDVFKTTKLANGVWSTPENMGSPVNTAGDDVYFVLSADGKIGYYSSNKEGGFGKQDIYSIRMPAAENEPELALLKGKILDDQTGKPTEASITITDNATKEIVARYRSNSETGEYLLSLPAGKNYGIAIEKEGHLFYSENMTLNNTNGFKEYKQDITLVTIKTSGKIILRNIFFDSGKATIRLESTAELLKLVDLLKNNPTLRIEIAGHTDNIGDETLNQKLSEERAKNVVTFLTANGISAGRLVAKGYGSSQPVAPNTTDTGRQQNRRTEIKIL